The following are from one region of the Helicobacteraceae bacterium genome:
- the rplV gene encoding 50S ribosomal protein L22 has product MSRALLKYVRLSPTKARLIAREIQGLNAEKALAGLQFMPNKAARVLYRVLASAIANSGLDANKAIVKSARVDKAAVLRRFTPRARGRATPIRKPTSHILVEVEKEGDK; this is encoded by the coding sequence ATGAGCAGAGCGTTATTAAAGTATGTTCGTTTATCTCCGACGAAGGCGCGGCTGATCGCGCGCGAGATTCAAGGCTTAAACGCCGAAAAAGCGCTCGCGGGATTGCAATTTATGCCAAACAAAGCGGCTCGCGTTCTCTATAGAGTTCTTGCCAGCGCGATAGCCAACTCCGGTCTGGACGCGAATAAGGCGATCGTAAAAAGCGCGCGCGTGGATAAAGCCGCCGTTTTACGGCGTTTTACGCCCCGCGCTCGCGGACGCGCCACGCCGATTAGAAAGCCGACTTCGCATATTTTGGTGGAAGTAGAAAAAGAGGGTGATAAGTAA
- the rplB gene encoding 50S ribosomal protein L2 — MALKTYKPYTPSRRYMSGLDNKDITAKANERKLLVKLPVTSGRNNNGRITSRHKEGGAKKLYRVIDFKRDKFGVSGRVAAIEYDPYRNARIALIFYKDGDKRYIIQPEGLKVGDSIEAAEAGLDIVSGNALKLKSIPVGTIVHNIELKPGKGAQLARSAGGFAQLMGREDKYAILRLPSGETRKTLSECMATIGVVSGAEIANRVIGKAGRNRHLGVRPQTRGSAMNPIDHPHGGGEGKSNGHRPPVSPWGQQCKGLKTRKKTKASNRYIITRRKKGAR, encoded by the coding sequence ATGGCGTTAAAAACATACAAACCTTACACCCCTTCTCGCCGCTATATGTCGGGATTGGACAATAAGGATATTACCGCTAAGGCGAACGAGCGCAAGTTGCTGGTTAAATTGCCCGTTACTTCGGGGCGCAACAACAACGGGCGGATCACCTCCCGCCACAAAGAGGGCGGGGCGAAAAAGCTCTATCGCGTTATCGATTTTAAGCGCGATAAGTTTGGCGTGTCGGGCAGGGTCGCGGCGATCGAATACGATCCGTATCGCAACGCTCGAATCGCGCTGATCTTTTATAAGGACGGCGATAAACGCTACATCATTCAGCCCGAAGGGTTGAAGGTGGGCGATTCAATCGAGGCGGCGGAAGCGGGATTGGACATAGTCTCGGGCAACGCTCTAAAACTAAAATCCATTCCCGTAGGGACGATCGTTCACAATATCGAGTTAAAGCCCGGCAAAGGCGCGCAGTTGGCGCGATCGGCGGGCGGGTTCGCCCAGCTGATGGGGCGCGAAGACAAATACGCGATCCTTCGTCTGCCTAGCGGCGAAACGCGCAAAACGCTAAGCGAGTGTATGGCGACGATCGGCGTGGTAAGCGGCGCGGAGATCGCAAACCGCGTGATCGGCAAAGCGGGGCGCAATCGTCATTTGGGCGTTCGTCCGCAGACGCGCGGTTCGGCGATGAACCCGATCGACCACCCGCACGGCGGCGGCGAGGGCAAATCCAACGGACACAGACCGCCGGTCTCCCCGTGGGGTCAGCAGTGCAAAGGTTTAAAAACCCGCAAGAAAACTAAAGCAAGCAACCGCTACATCATCACTAGACGCAAGAAAGGCGCGAGGTAA
- the rpsH gene encoding 30S ribosomal protein S8 gives MNDIIADSITRIRNAALRRQEATKLLYSKTVESILGVLQAKGYIDSFKADESDVKRYIDVFLKYGDDGKSAIVEIKRVSKPGRRIYVSAKDVKKFKHGFGTIIISTSKGVLSNDDAHAQNAGGEALCTVW, from the coding sequence ATGAACGACATTATCGCCGATTCTATTACCCGTATTCGTAACGCCGCTTTGCGCCGCCAAGAGGCGACTAAACTTCTGTATTCTAAAACGGTCGAGTCTATCTTGGGCGTTTTGCAGGCAAAAGGCTATATCGATTCGTTCAAAGCCGACGAATCGGACGTTAAACGTTATATCGACGTGTTTTTGAAATACGGCGACGACGGCAAAAGCGCGATCGTCGAGATTAAGCGCGTCAGCAAACCGGGTCGTAGAATATACGTTTCGGCTAAAGACGTTAAAAAGTTCAAGCACGGTTTTGGAACGATAATCATATCTACCTCAAAAGGCGTGCTTAGCAACGACGACGCTCACGCGCAAAACGCCGGCGGCGAAGCGCTTTGCACCGTATGGTAA
- the rplP gene encoding 50S ribosomal protein L16 has product MLTPKKTKYRKMMKGRNRGQANRGAELANGDLGLKAVENGRINSRQIEAARVAMTRHIKRQGRVWIRIFPDKPLTKKPLETRMGKGKGGIEEWVMNIQRGRVLYEIAGIENALAKEALTIAASKLPLRTKIVSAGAEHELY; this is encoded by the coding sequence ATGTTAACGCCCAAAAAAACCAAATATCGCAAGATGATGAAAGGGCGCAATCGCGGGCAGGCTAACCGCGGCGCCGAGTTAGCCAACGGAGATTTGGGATTGAAAGCCGTCGAAAACGGCAGAATCAACTCCCGCCAGATCGAGGCGGCGCGCGTTGCGATGACACGGCATATTAAACGGCAGGGCAGGGTGTGGATTAGAATCTTTCCCGACAAGCCTTTGACTAAAAAACCGCTTGAAACTCGTATGGGTAAAGGCAAAGGCGGCATAGAGGAGTGGGTGATGAACATTCAGCGCGGTCGCGTTTTATACGAGATCGCGGGCATCGAGAACGCGCTGGCTAAAGAGGCGCTTACCATCGCCGCCAGCAAACTGCCGCTAAGAACTAAAATCGTAAGCGCGGGAGCCGAACATGAGTTATACTGA
- the rplE gene encoding 50S ribosomal protein L5 → MFQLRSKYAALKPELSKELGLANPMLLPKLEKIVISVGSGEGGKDQKLMQNIADTISLIAGQKAVITKAKKSVATFKIRQGMNVGVRVTLRGAQMYNFLEKFISIAAPRIKDFRGLPRSGFDGAGNYNFGLSEQLIFPEINYDDVVKIHGMNISIVTTARGDKEALALLEKLGFPFAKKS, encoded by the coding sequence ATGTTTCAATTAAGGTCGAAATACGCCGCTTTGAAGCCCGAATTATCCAAAGAGCTTGGATTAGCCAATCCGATGCTTCTACCTAAACTAGAGAAGATCGTTATTAGCGTTGGAAGCGGCGAGGGCGGCAAGGATCAGAAGCTGATGCAAAATATCGCCGATACGATCAGCCTGATCGCCGGTCAAAAAGCGGTGATTACTAAAGCTAAAAAATCGGTCGCGACGTTCAAGATTAGACAGGGTATGAACGTGGGCGTTCGCGTAACGCTTCGCGGCGCGCAGATGTATAACTTCCTAGAGAAGTTTATCTCGATCGCCGCGCCGCGCATCAAGGATTTCAGAGGTCTGCCAAGAAGCGGATTCGACGGCGCGGGCAACTATAATTTTGGGTTGTCCGAACAGCTGATCTTTCCGGAAATAAATTACGACGACGTTGTGAAGATTCACGGCATGAATATCTCGATCGTTACTACGGCAAGGGGCGACAAAGAGGCTTTGGCGCTGCTTGAAAAACTTGGCTTTCCATTCGCCAAGAAGAGCTAA
- the rpsE gene encoding 30S ribosomal protein S5, whose amino-acid sequence MRALNREEFEEAIVNIGRVTKVVKGGRRFRFSALVVVGDKKGRVGYGVGKAKEIPDAVRKAVDDAFKNMIFVDLKKTTIPHEVQAKFNASVVLLKPAAEGSGLIAGGAVRPVLELAGVKDILTKSLRSNNAANVVRATCLALEQLKK is encoded by the coding sequence ATAAGAGCGTTAAACCGCGAAGAGTTTGAAGAGGCGATCGTCAATATCGGGCGCGTAACCAAAGTGGTAAAAGGCGGTCGCCGTTTCAGATTTAGCGCGCTTGTCGTCGTCGGCGATAAAAAAGGGCGCGTGGGCTACGGCGTGGGCAAAGCCAAAGAGATTCCCGACGCGGTTCGCAAAGCGGTGGACGACGCTTTTAAGAATATGATTTTTGTCGATCTCAAAAAGACGACGATCCCTCACGAGGTGCAAGCCAAGTTCAACGCGAGCGTCGTGCTTTTGAAACCTGCCGCGGAGGGTTCGGGGCTTATCGCCGGCGGCGCCGTCCGCCCTGTGCTGGAGCTTGCGGGCGTGAAAGATATTCTGACTAAATCGTTGCGAAGCAACAACGCGGCTAACGTGGTTCGCGCTACCTGCCTTGCGCTGGAACAACTAAAGAAATAA
- the rpsC gene encoding 30S ribosomal protein S3, giving the protein MGQKTNPIGLRLGINANWKSRWFPGKSSRAANVGEDYRVRNFLKKKLYYAGVSDIIIERTIKKLKVTLVVARPGLVIGKKGEEIDKLKNEVSDLVNKKEVIINIKEERRPQLSAQLAAENVGAQLEKRVAFRRAMKKVMQAALKGGAKGIRVQVSGRLGGAEIARREWYLEGRVPLHTLRAKVDYGFAEAHTTYGVIGIKTWIFKGEVLAKGIQADAETASEPKEEQSERRRSPRRRKTEDKGE; this is encoded by the coding sequence ATGGGTCAGAAAACTAATCCGATTGGTCTAAGGCTTGGGATCAACGCCAACTGGAAGTCGCGTTGGTTTCCGGGCAAAAGCTCTCGAGCGGCGAACGTTGGCGAAGATTACAGAGTGCGCAACTTTCTGAAAAAGAAGCTCTACTATGCGGGCGTCAGCGATATTATTATCGAGCGGACGATCAAAAAGCTGAAAGTTACTCTTGTGGTCGCTCGCCCCGGACTTGTGATCGGTAAAAAAGGCGAAGAGATCGATAAGCTCAAAAACGAGGTTTCCGATCTGGTCAATAAAAAAGAGGTGATCATCAATATCAAAGAGGAGCGCCGTCCGCAACTGTCGGCGCAGCTTGCCGCCGAAAACGTAGGCGCGCAGCTCGAAAAGCGCGTCGCCTTCCGCCGCGCGATGAAAAAGGTGATGCAGGCGGCTTTAAAAGGCGGCGCTAAAGGCATTCGCGTTCAAGTCAGCGGTCGTTTGGGCGGCGCGGAGATCGCCCGCAGGGAGTGGTATTTGGAGGGCAGGGTGCCGCTTCATACGCTTCGCGCCAAAGTCGATTACGGCTTTGCGGAGGCGCATACCACTTATGGCGTGATCGGTATAAAAACGTGGATATTTAAGGGCGAAGTGCTTGCCAAAGGTATTCAAGCCGACGCGGAAACCGCGTCGGAGCCTAAAGAAGAGCAGAGCGAGAGAAGGCGCTCGCCTAGACGCAGAAAAACAGAAGATAAAGGGGAGTAA
- the rplC gene encoding 50S ribosomal protein L3, whose amino-acid sequence MEYIVEKIGMSRTLGLKAKAVTLLKIREAKIVASREDGKALVAYSNAKKFNKAIGGAQKKYGLSKEFNRFATIDASGAKEGDQSYDDLKEGAILKLSFNTKGRGFSGLIKRWNFQGGPAAHGSRFHRTSGSIGNRDEPGRVHKGRKMAGHYGVEKVTIKSETLDFDNNGKVIVVKGSVPGPNGALGRAKVIK is encoded by the coding sequence ATGGAATACATCGTAGAAAAAATCGGAATGAGCAGAACGTTGGGGCTTAAAGCCAAAGCGGTAACGCTCTTAAAAATACGCGAAGCCAAGATTGTAGCTTCCCGCGAGGACGGTAAGGCGTTAGTCGCCTACTCCAACGCCAAAAAGTTTAACAAGGCGATCGGCGGCGCGCAAAAAAAATACGGGCTTTCTAAGGAGTTTAACCGCTTCGCCACAATCGACGCTAGCGGCGCGAAAGAGGGCGATCAAAGCTACGACGATCTGAAAGAGGGCGCTATTTTGAAACTTTCTTTCAACACCAAAGGGCGCGGCTTTAGCGGTTTGATTAAACGTTGGAACTTTCAAGGCGGTCCCGCCGCGCACGGCAGCCGTTTTCACCGCACTAGCGGTTCGATCGGCAACCGCGACGAACCGGGGCGCGTGCATAAAGGGCGCAAGATGGCGGGACATTACGGCGTTGAAAAGGTAACGATCAAAAGCGAAACTCTTGACTTTGATAACAACGGCAAAGTTATAGTCGTTAAGGGTAGCGTGCCGGGACCAAACGGCGCTTTAGGTCGCGCGAAGGTGATTAAATGA
- a CDS encoding 50S ribosomal protein L24, whose product MPKFDIKKGDTIRVIAGDDKGKEGKVLRVLPKDSLAIVEGVRVVKKAIKPNDKNKEGGFIGKEKPIHISNIKKVEG is encoded by the coding sequence ATGCCTAAGTTTGATATAAAAAAAGGCGATACGATTAGGGTGATCGCCGGCGACGACAAAGGTAAAGAGGGCAAAGTTTTGCGCGTTTTACCAAAAGATTCGCTTGCGATTGTCGAGGGCGTGAGAGTCGTTAAAAAGGCGATCAAACCTAACGACAAAAACAAAGAGGGCGGATTTATTGGCAAAGAGAAGCCGATCCATATCTCTAACATTAAAAAAGTCGAGGGCTAG
- the rpsQ gene encoding 30S ribosomal protein S17 yields the protein MSEKAAAHKREIQGVVVSKSGDKSAKIRVERRVLHPRYRKIVKRFSAFQVHDEKNELQIGDKVTAVETSPISKSKNFRLKSYVRPEALA from the coding sequence ATGAGCGAAAAAGCAGCCGCGCATAAACGCGAAATTCAGGGCGTCGTCGTCTCCAAAAGCGGCGATAAGAGCGCAAAGATCCGCGTGGAAAGACGGGTTTTGCACCCAAGGTATCGCAAGATCGTTAAACGATTTAGCGCCTTTCAGGTGCATGACGAAAAGAACGAGCTTCAAATCGGCGATAAGGTAACGGCGGTGGAAACAAGCCCGATCAGCAAAAGTAAAAACTTTAGGCTTAAATCCTACGTCAGACCGGAGGCGCTTGCATGA
- the rplD gene encoding 50S ribosomal protein L4 codes for MSKATILNAQFEKAGEFALPEKYEEISEQNLYLYAKSFLSSIRQNGAHTKTRAVVSGTDKKPFAQKGGGRARQGSLKGPTFVGGGAAFGPKNTRNYDQKVNKKQKRLALLYALNKKASEGALFVVDSISVESGKTKEAATIAKKIAPRDGLFVVSSLNDKNYLAFRNLPSHYLAQVSELNAYIAASYRVIAIEKAALEQIIKED; via the coding sequence ATGAGCAAAGCAACGATATTAAACGCGCAATTTGAAAAGGCGGGCGAGTTCGCTCTGCCCGAAAAATATGAAGAGATCAGCGAGCAGAATCTTTATCTATACGCAAAGTCGTTTTTAAGCTCCATTCGGCAAAACGGCGCGCACACCAAAACGCGCGCGGTCGTTAGCGGAACGGACAAGAAGCCGTTTGCGCAAAAAGGCGGCGGTCGCGCTAGACAAGGTTCGCTAAAAGGTCCGACTTTCGTAGGCGGCGGCGCGGCTTTTGGACCCAAAAACACCCGCAACTACGATCAGAAGGTAAATAAGAAGCAGAAACGCTTGGCTCTGCTATACGCGCTCAACAAAAAGGCGAGCGAAGGCGCGCTATTTGTCGTCGATTCAATTAGCGTAGAAAGCGGCAAAACCAAAGAGGCAGCTACGATCGCTAAAAAGATCGCTCCAAGAGACGGGCTGTTTGTCGTATCGAGCCTGAACGATAAAAATTATCTGGCGTTTAGAAATCTGCCCTCGCACTACCTAGCGCAGGTTTCCGAGCTTAACGCCTATATCGCCGCGAGCTACCGCGTGATCGCTATTGAAAAAGCGGCGCTTGAACAAATCATAAAAGAGGACTGA
- a CDS encoding 50S ribosomal protein L23, protein MADITDIKSILYTEKSLGLQERGVVVVQTSPKITKNSLKELFRVYFGVLPKKINSTSVRGKTKRFRGVIGKRSDLKKFFVTLPEGAAIEALTA, encoded by the coding sequence ATGGCGGACATCACCGATATTAAATCCATTCTCTATACGGAAAAATCTCTCGGTCTGCAAGAGCGGGGAGTAGTCGTCGTGCAAACCTCGCCGAAGATCACCAAGAACTCGCTCAAAGAGCTTTTTCGCGTTTATTTCGGCGTTTTGCCCAAGAAGATCAATTCGACTTCCGTTCGCGGCAAAACCAAGCGGTTTCGCGGCGTGATAGGAAAACGCAGCGATCTTAAAAAGTTCTTCGTAACCTTGCCTGAAGGCGCGGCGATCGAAGCGCTAACGGCGTAA
- the rpsS gene encoding 30S ribosomal protein S19, with protein MARSTKKGPFIDSHLLAKVHKAKKENSSKPIKTWSRRSTISPDFVGLTFLVHNGRDHVAVYITENHIGYKLGEFAPTRTFHGHKGSVQKKIGK; from the coding sequence ATGGCTAGATCAACAAAGAAGGGTCCGTTTATCGACTCGCACCTTCTCGCTAAGGTGCATAAAGCGAAAAAAGAGAACAGCTCCAAGCCGATCAAAACATGGTCGCGCCGAAGCACGATCAGCCCCGATTTCGTGGGGCTAACCTTTTTGGTGCATAACGGGCGCGATCACGTCGCCGTGTATATCACCGAAAACCATATCGGCTATAAGCTCGGCGAGTTCGCGCCTACCCGCACCTTTCACGGGCATAAGGGCAGCGTCCAAAAGAAGATAGGAAAGTAA
- the rpmC gene encoding 50S ribosomal protein L29, translated as MRAKSQEELLKDLKEKKTQLFSLRLKLKTMQLTNTGEIKGKRLEIARIQTALSAKARESK; from the coding sequence ATAAGAGCCAAAAGTCAAGAAGAGCTGTTAAAAGATTTAAAAGAGAAAAAGACGCAGTTATTTTCGTTGCGGTTAAAGTTAAAGACGATGCAGCTTACCAATACGGGCGAAATCAAAGGCAAACGATTAGAGATCGCGCGGATTCAAACCGCGCTGTCGGCTAAGGCAAGGGAGAGCAAATGA
- the mltG gene encoding endolytic transglycosylase MltG: MIKVKINKTQITATVLAAATIALLIIMFLSYYFAQRLEHSRFVQIAPGALRPIIAQLKMNGVDLNELDLWFIRALGMPKRGLIDIGEENASKLDFYLGLVGGKTAYDEIVLIPGETTVVALDLIAQKLNLNADLMRKIYDENAPLEEGVLIPDTYRIAKGAEEKEVVESLLKASMRLHKERAASHFGKYDEKSWFRIVTIASIVQKEAANNAEMPLVASVIYNRLKKNMRLQMDGTLNYGYFSHQKVTPQRIKSDSSDFNTYKKRGLPPFPVAMASLEAINAALNPAKSDYLYFVRGADGTHNFSSNYRSHIRNIRNPDR; this comes from the coding sequence ATGATTAAGGTGAAAATAAACAAGACGCAAATTACCGCCACCGTTTTGGCGGCGGCTACGATCGCTCTTTTGATTATCATGTTTCTCTCGTATTATTTCGCTCAGCGGCTTGAACATTCGCGTTTTGTGCAGATCGCGCCCGGAGCTTTGCGCCCGATTATAGCGCAACTTAAAATGAACGGCGTCGATCTCAACGAGTTGGATTTATGGTTTATACGCGCTCTTGGAATGCCCAAGCGCGGTTTGATTGATATTGGAGAGGAAAACGCCTCGAAACTCGATTTTTATTTAGGGCTTGTCGGCGGCAAAACCGCTTACGACGAGATCGTGTTAATTCCGGGCGAAACGACGGTCGTGGCGCTTGATCTGATCGCTCAAAAGCTGAATCTAAACGCCGATCTGATGCGCAAGATATACGACGAAAACGCGCCGTTGGAAGAGGGCGTTTTGATTCCGGATACCTATCGGATCGCGAAGGGCGCGGAGGAAAAGGAGGTGGTGGAATCGTTGCTCAAAGCCTCTATGCGGCTACATAAGGAACGCGCCGCGTCGCATTTTGGCAAATACGACGAAAAGAGCTGGTTTAGAATCGTAACGATCGCTTCGATCGTCCAAAAAGAGGCGGCGAACAACGCCGAAATGCCGCTTGTGGCGAGCGTTATATATAACCGCTTGAAAAAAAATATGCGTCTTCAGATGGACGGAACGCTGAATTACGGCTATTTTTCGCACCAAAAGGTAACGCCTCAACGAATCAAATCCGACTCCAGCGATTTCAACACCTACAAAAAACGCGGTTTGCCGCCTTTTCCGGTGGCGATGGCGAGTTTAGAGGCGATCAACGCGGCGCTTAATCCCGCTAAAAGCGATTACCTTTACTTCGTTCGCGGCGCGGACGGAACGCACAATTTTTCTAGCAACTACCGATCGCATATTCGCAATATACGAAACCCTGATCGCTAA
- the rplF gene encoding 50S ribosomal protein L6 — translation MSRIGKAPIALPKGVEAKINGNTIEFKGAKQVKTLDTLGNVQVTLEEGKLHFKPKDETKQSKAFWGTYRALAHNIVQGLTKGFEKNLEITGVGYRAAVKGRTLELLLGYSHPINYEIPEGVEIAVDKSVSVSIKGADKQQVGQVAAIIRGFRGPEPYKGKGVRYANETILRKAGKTAKK, via the coding sequence ATGTCTAGAATAGGAAAAGCGCCGATCGCTCTGCCTAAAGGCGTAGAGGCGAAAATTAACGGCAACACCATAGAGTTTAAGGGCGCGAAACAGGTTAAAACGCTCGATACGCTGGGCAACGTGCAGGTAACGCTTGAAGAGGGCAAATTGCATTTCAAGCCAAAAGACGAAACCAAGCAGTCCAAAGCGTTTTGGGGAACCTATAGGGCTTTGGCTCACAATATTGTTCAGGGCTTGACGAAGGGTTTTGAGAAAAATCTGGAAATTACGGGCGTGGGTTACCGCGCCGCTGTAAAAGGCAGAACGCTGGAGCTGTTGCTCGGCTACTCTCACCCGATTAACTACGAGATTCCCGAAGGCGTGGAGATCGCGGTGGATAAGAGCGTAAGCGTTTCAATTAAAGGCGCCGACAAGCAACAGGTCGGTCAGGTGGCGGCTATTATACGCGGCTTTAGAGGACCGGAGCCTTATAAGGGCAAAGGCGTTCGTTACGCGAACGAAACGATCCTTAGAAAAGCCGGTAAAACCGCTAAAAAGTAA
- the rplR gene encoding 50S ribosomal protein L18 — protein MTEKNLKRKTATRARRKARIRSRLVGVASKPRISVFRSNRYIYAQAIDDANGVTIAAFDGKASGAASNKEGATAAGKAFAKLLKEKKIETVVFDRNGYLYHGVVAAFANALRENAIKL, from the coding sequence ATGACCGAAAAAAATTTAAAACGAAAAACCGCGACGCGCGCTCGCCGCAAGGCGCGTATCCGTTCTAGGCTTGTCGGCGTCGCTAGCAAACCAAGAATCAGCGTGTTTAGAAGCAACCGCTACATCTACGCGCAGGCGATCGACGACGCGAACGGCGTAACAATCGCCGCTTTTGACGGCAAGGCGAGCGGCGCGGCAAGCAACAAAGAGGGCGCGACGGCGGCTGGCAAAGCGTTTGCCAAACTGCTTAAAGAAAAAAAGATCGAAACGGTCGTTTTTGATCGCAACGGCTATCTCTATCACGGCGTTGTGGCGGCGTTTGCTAACGCGCTTCGCGAAAACGCGATTAAACTGTAA
- the rplO gene encoding 50S ribosomal protein L15 — MLENFNPAAGSNRKIKRIGRGQGSGHGKTAGRGAKGQHARTGSGYKSGFEGGQQPLYRRLPKVGFTSHICKPYAISVDRFPAVKELAEITIAALIEAGLAPKSAKKVKLIGSEAKTLAPKIKDEAVAYSGAKK; from the coding sequence ATGCTTGAAAATTTTAATCCCGCAGCCGGTTCAAACCGAAAAATTAAGCGTATAGGTCGCGGACAAGGCAGCGGACATGGCAAAACCGCCGGACGCGGCGCCAAAGGTCAGCACGCTAGAACGGGTAGCGGTTACAAATCGGGCTTCGAGGGCGGACAACAACCTCTGTATCGCCGTTTGCCAAAAGTCGGTTTCACGTCGCATATATGCAAACCTTACGCGATCAGCGTGGATCGCTTTCCCGCGGTTAAGGAGCTTGCCGAGATCACAATCGCGGCTTTGATCGAGGCTGGTTTGGCGCCAAAGTCGGCTAAAAAAGTTAAGCTGATCGGTTCGGAAGCCAAAACGCTGGCGCCAAAGATCAAAGACGAAGCGGTCGCCTATTCCGGCGCCAAAAAATAA
- the rpsJ gene encoding 30S ribosomal protein S10, which translates to MEKIRLKLKAYDHRVLDKSVGAIVDAVKRSGAELIGPVPLPTKIRRYTVLRSPHVNKDSREQFETRVHTRMIDIEFATSDTVDSLMKLDLAPEVDVEVRSMNQKAK; encoded by the coding sequence ATGGAAAAAATACGACTAAAGCTAAAAGCTTACGATCACCGCGTATTGGACAAATCCGTCGGCGCGATCGTTGACGCGGTTAAGCGATCCGGCGCGGAACTAATTGGTCCGGTGCCGCTTCCGACCAAAATCCGCAGATATACCGTTCTGCGTTCGCCGCACGTCAATAAAGATTCGCGCGAGCAGTTTGAAACCCGCGTTCATACTAGAATGATCGACATCGAGTTCGCCACTAGCGACACGGTTGATTCTCTGATGAAACTTGACCTCGCTCCCGAAGTGGACGTGGAGGTTCGCTCTATGAATCAGAAGGCGAAATAA
- the rplN gene encoding 50S ribosomal protein L14, translating to MIQSFTRLNVADNSGAKEIMCIKVPGGSKRRYAGLGDVIVASVKKAVPNGKVKKGQVVKAVIVRVSKETHRENGSLIRFDDNAAVIIDAKKEPIGTRIFGPVGREVRYANFMKIVSLAPEVL from the coding sequence ATGATACAGAGCTTTACTCGTCTTAACGTCGCCGATAACAGCGGCGCTAAAGAGATTATGTGCATCAAGGTTCCGGGCGGTAGCAAACGCCGCTACGCGGGGCTTGGCGACGTAATCGTTGCAAGCGTGAAAAAAGCCGTTCCAAACGGCAAGGTGAAGAAAGGTCAGGTCGTCAAAGCGGTGATCGTTCGCGTCAGCAAAGAGACGCACCGCGAAAACGGCAGCCTGATCCGATTCGACGACAACGCGGCGGTGATTATCGACGCGAAAAAAGAGCCGATCGGCACGCGCATTTTCGGTCCTGTTGGGCGCGAGGTGCGCTACGCCAACTTTATGAAGATCGTTTCGCTCGCTCCGGAGGTTTTGTGA
- a CDS encoding type Z 30S ribosomal protein S14: MAKKSIIVKAARKPKFAVRGYTRCQICGRPKSVYRDFGICRVCLRKMANEGLLPGVRKASW; the protein is encoded by the coding sequence ATGGCAAAGAAGTCAATTATAGTTAAAGCGGCGCGCAAGCCTAAATTCGCGGTGCGCGGCTATACGCGCTGCCAAATCTGCGGTCGTCCGAAATCGGTTTATCGCGATTTTGGCATATGCCGCGTATGTCTGCGCAAGATGGCGAACGAAGGGTTGTTGCCGGGCGTTCGTAAAGCAAGCTGGTAA